Proteins from a single region of Macrotis lagotis isolate mMagLag1 chromosome 2, bilby.v1.9.chrom.fasta, whole genome shotgun sequence:
- the BIRC5 gene encoding baculoviral IAP repeat-containing protein 5: MSAPPLPPMWQLYLLDTRISTFQNWPFTEDCACTPERMAEAGFIHCPSENEPDLAQCFFCFKELEGWEPEDDPMLEHKKHSSHCAFISIKKKIEELTLNEFLKLDKERAKNKIIKETSRKRTEFEEHAKEVRHDIEQLAALE, from the exons ATGAGCGCCCCTCCGCTGCCCCCGATGTGGCAGCTCTACCTGCTCGATACCCGCATCTCCACCTTCCAGAACTGGCCTTTCACAGAGGACTGCGCCTGCACTCCGGAGCGG ATGGCTGAAGCTGGGTTCATCCATTGCCCAAGTGAGAACGAGCCTGATTTAGCCCAGTGCTTCTTCTGTTTCAAGGAACTAGAGGGCTGGGAACCAGAGGATGATCCTAT GTTGGAACACAAAAAGCACTCATCTCATTGTGCTTTCATCAGCATTAAGAAGAAGATTGAAGAGTTAACACTCAATGAGTTCCTGAAACTGGACAAAGAAAGAGCCAAAAACAAGATT ATAAAGGAAACCTCCCGGAAAAGAACAGAATTTGAAGAGCATGCAAAGGAAGTACGACATGACATTGAACAACTGGCTGCATTGGAGTGA